In Aythya fuligula isolate bAytFul2 chromosome 6, bAytFul2.pri, whole genome shotgun sequence, the following are encoded in one genomic region:
- the C6H2orf69 gene encoding UPF0565 protein C2orf69 homolog, with protein sequence MNGSRRAVAASLLRGLLGPAALSLGRSMSLCEAPAAGGTGTDPSGFSSSSARLSPPWLRLPEVPGAEPQRANELLLLLPPAPRGPAAPQHHVVYFPGDVQNYYDIMSCHPENFQWEHWSFENVATILARRFPNSFIWVVKCSRMHLHKFSCYDNFVASNMFGAPEHSTDFGAFKHLHALLVNAFRFSQNILLSQKTVHGFRKDAKISACKSQPQSLPTANGCSSTERERDCECSNNSAMDFVMPSAVSAVSFTLIGFSKGCVVLNQLLYELKEAKKDKNTDAFVKNIKAIYWLDGGHSGGSNTWVTYPEVLKELAQTGIEVHTHVTPYQVFDTMRSWIGREHEKFVQILEELGVEINDQIHFADEVPSLDNHFRVHEVF encoded by the exons ATGAACGGCAGCCGCCGGGCGGtcgctgcctccctgctgcgggggctcctcggccccgccgccctcagCCTGGGCAGGAGCATGAGCCTCTGCGAGGCGCCGGCTGCGGGCGGCACCGGCACCGACCCTAGCGggttctcctcctcctcggcgCGGCTGAGCCCGCCGTGGCTGCGGCTGCCCGAGGTGCCGGGCGCGGAGCCGCAGCGGGCCaacgagctgctgctgctgctgccgccggcTCCGCGCGGCCCGGCCGCGCCTCAGCATCACGTCGTGTACTTCCCGGGGGACGTGCAG aactattATGACATCATGTCTTGCCACCCAGAAAACTTTCAGTGGGAGCATTGGAGCTTTGAAAATGTTGCTACCATACTTGCTCGCCGATTCCCTAATAGCTTTATTTGGGTTGTGAAGTGTTCTCGAATGCACCTGCACAAATTCAGTTGTTATGACAACTTTGTGGCTAGCAACATGTTTGGAGcaccagagcacagcactgacTTTGGAGCCTTCAAGCATCTCCATGCATTGCTAGTTAATGCATTCAGGTTCTCTCAGAATATTCTGCTGTCCCAGAAAACCGTGCATGGTTTCAGAAAGGATGCAAAAATATCTGCTTGTAAATCACAGCCGCAGTCTCTACCTACAGCAAATGGCTGCTCATCCAcggaaagagagagagattgtgAATGCTCTAATAATTCTGCTATGGACTTCGTTATGCCGTCTGCTGTAAGCGCTGTGTCATTTACTTTGATTGGCTTCAGTAAAGGTTGTGTGGTTTTGAATCAGCTGCTTTATGAGCTGAAGGAAGCTAAAAAAGACAAGAATACAGATGCCTTtgtaaaaaacataaaagcaattTACTGGTTGGATGGCGGTCACTCGGGAGGAAGCAATACTTGGGTTACTTACCCTGAAGTGCTGAAAGAACTTGCACAGACAGGAATTGAAGTTCATACTCATGTTACTCCATACCAAGTGTTTGACACAATGAGGTCATGGATTGGGAGAGAGCATGAGAAATTTGTACAGATACTTGAAGAACTTGGTGTGGAAATAAATgatcaaatacattttgctgATGAAGTTCCCTCCTTAGATAACCATTTCAGAGTTCATGAAGTATTTTGA